Genomic window (Vigna radiata var. radiata cultivar VC1973A chromosome 1, Vradiata_ver6, whole genome shotgun sequence):
atatatatatatatatatatattttagtaaattttgtttAGTATACAGAGTACACGTATATTGTTTAAACGAAagtaaacattattataaattaataaaaattagtatacTAAAATTATGATGAGAATAATTATTAGTTCATATATTGTTAGCCTACACATATTTACTCAAAAAATAACTGGGAGGTTGGAGATGATATTTTGACCAGACTTTGAGCTTCATTGCACATTTTTCTAGGTCGAACTGTGTTTTTCTCTCTTGGTTTGACTTTGAGGTTCTACATTtacactattttatatattttatttgaaatttaagagTCAGAATTTTCAAAGTTTAATACCATATCGTCAACACCATTTATTTTAATAGCTATCAATGTAGTTAGGAACTTGAGTTAGTTTGACTTATAAAGAGATTGTTGTTGTGTAGTTCATCATTTCCCTCACTGACAAACAAGGCCTCTCACATTGTTCTCCTGCAAATTAAGGCCACTCTCAGATTTCTATCATGCCTCTTCCTCTTGTTTCATCTCCTTCTGCCATCATCAGCacccttttcttcttgtcaCTGTTCTTCCAAACATATTTATCTAGTCATGCTGCAAGGTCTCCAGCACCAACACCTACAGTAATACCAGAAAATTCACCATTACCACCCTTTTTcccttattattattcaaaactgtCTCCACCAGAGTCTCCACGTGCTCAGAGTatgttttcttccttctctaCTTTTTATTATGTTCTCCTGCTATAATCTTAATCTTTTCAATGGTGCcattcaacttctttttcataATACCTTACATGTCCAGAAACATGTTGAGAAGTGAAAAATCACGTTGAGGATGTAAAAGTCCGCTAATTTATGAATACCAACTAGACTCCATTGCTTTCGATGATCCATCAGCATCTACTTTGGATTTTGTAAATCAACACtgaaattataataacttttttagacacaaaaaataaagtatagaAGATATTGAAATAAGCGTACTAAaaggaaattataaataacacctttcttttaactttaatttcgTGTGTTTCGctgatatatatattatattatattatattaatggtTGGTCGTATCTTTGTGGAAGTTTGGATTACATTAGTCATTAGGATAAATATAAGGATTTATGAGAGAGAGGGAAGTGAAAAGAAGTGTGAGAATGGATGATAAGTATAGTCACATCCACACTTCTCCCCTTGCCTTTGCACTCACCGTCTCTTGCTTCTTCTGCATCGGTTTGCCACATTCCCACTCTGAAAAATTGCTGCTGCCACTGCCATcaccgccgccgccgccaccgCTTTGTGCTGAGCAGTCATACATGTGCAACATAAAGGTTTCCGGCATCTTGGATCCTGTCTGGAAACAGATTCCTCCCTCTCAGTGTATCGGCACCGACCCATCACCCCAGCTCAGCTGCTCTGTTCCTTATTATGAATCTCAAAATTTCACACTGAAGAAGGTCAACCACACCACTCACACCATGACGGTGGTGCCAACATACACTGTCAACGATTTGTGTTCTCATGATGTTTTTTACATTTACGACAACTTGAACAACAGTCTGTTACGACATTACGAGTCAGTATACAACGTCATCGTATTCTTCGGTGGTTGTCCTCATAGCATCCCAGGTTTCCCTTTAGAACGCAGTTTTAAATGCGGGGATGCTGCGTTCTATTTTGGGGAGGAGGATGAGATGTTGCACAAAGTACCCGCATCGCTTCTGGATTGCAAGAGAAGGTTGCTAATGCCCATTGCCGCTCCTCTCGATCATTATGATAATAAAGATGGTGGAGCTGAAGTTCTTATAGAAGCTCTGGCGGATGGGTTTGAGATCTCCTATAGTCCTCTTCAACATTGCACAGGATGCAACCAAAGTATCGGAAATTGCTGGAACGATGGTTATGATTATGATGGAGATGTAGTTTCATGCAACTACTATTGCCCAAATCATTACTGTTCTTCCAAAAGGAGTGGTATGCCTTCTCTCCTCATATCTTACACATCATTGCCACAAAATCCTCTTTTTAGCTACTCACTTCCCATTTTCTCTTTAATATACTCCTACCGTTTAACCAACACGCACTTTGATGCAACAAAGGCAAAATTAGCGTAACAAAATCAGTGCAGTCTggaaagttttgtattttgcaGACCTTGAtgatttattttgatgaaagaaGTACCTTGATAAACTAGAACAAATGTAGATatgaattaataataaacaGTACTGGTAAAGATTGAAGTTAGccattataattataatgaaaataattaataataattcaaatttactgAATAATATATGGGGGTTTCGATGAGAATTACGTTGTTGACCTGATGACAATGAGAAAAACAAGAGTTGCTGACTCCACCTTTTCCAAGtcatgttgatatttggttCCTTCTTCACACCTTCATTTCCATCCTTCAGCTTTGACTCGGTCAATAACCAAATTAAATTCATCTCTCTATTTCCTTTCCAGCTATTTATTACTTTCTTTCtccattctcattttttttcttcttttcccatACGCGTCAATTCAATCCCCTTTCTATGTATCAACTTTGACTTTTAGTACCATTTTCctgaaatttttctttttaaccatTGAATAATGTTATCAAGTAGTTTCTCTATGAACTACAATCCCTGTTTGGCTCTATTTGTATgtctaaatttgtttttaactgTAATTCTGATTGTTCATGTATCTAAAATTTGTTTGTCGAATAATttcaaacatattatatatactgCCATGCATGTAGTGCATATATAATTGtaagatatataattattaagaaaagacATGGAAAAGAGAATAACTCAAGACAAAATTTCCTGTATATCCTTTTAAGAGGCAAAGTTTGAtctattatgaaattattactTATACATAACTCACAGTCTAAGCATAAATGTATTGTTTTTTTGTGGTCTAAAATTATTGGGACCCGTCCTTAACATCATGCACGACAATAAAGTATTATCCAtcctttttctacttttctttcttttactttcattttacaAGATGCATGTGCATGTAACACCAATCATTCAGAAGAGgaaaactttttcattaataatataggTTTTAATTTAGCAGCTCATGAGtgatgatttaaaaattaaatgaacaatgatattttacaatatataattagtaattCATTAACTTAGatatctatattattataattagttatGAAGTAATTGTatattctcaaaaaaaaaaaactttattgaaATTAAACAGCATCGTAagtgatatatatattaagGGTATAATtgtgattttagttttgaaCAGAGTTGTTGATTGTATTTGTGAGTAAATGTAGATGTTTTCCTCCTTTTGTGGTCCAACACGTCTTTCACCATCATGGACATCATTTTCGGCTTTCTTCTACTTTTGAgatttttaaagtattaaattGCGAAGCAGACTTTGATTTCTTCagttattcttattttttcctaaaatatgGTTGCTCAAACAAAATCATCCACTATTTTGATTTTCCCCTTTAGTAATGAAACAttcatcaattttaaaatattactctTTATTGCTTTCATAGCTTTTAGTCATGACCTTGCAATATTTGTATACATGACTGTATATCTAAATTCTTATCTATTCAATGGAGCTATATACCTACGGTTGCATTCCGATACAAAAGCTATTCCTTGAATGAGTGTCAGCTTATGGCAAATGCGCCATTTAGCATGAATGCTTCGGTTAATTTCACTTGCTTATTGAGAATGAATTACATCGAGATTTTGAAGACGGGGTTTCTTTTGAACTGGACTACACCTGATTGCGAATACTGTGAGAAAAGTGGTGAACGTTGTGGATTTGATGACAATTAGTTTCCTGTTTCTGCAAGGATAAGTCCTacttaagaatatatttttgaaatattgattatttttgttgttgtttattcaGATCCCTGTGATGCTTCTATTCCTTTCATGTTTTGTTTCCCCATTTCCTTCTTTTGGGTACAGAAGCAATTTCAATCCTACAATGGCATTTCAGAATATGCTAGCCAAATTAGTATACCAGAACTTTGACTAAAGTATCTTCATAGATCAGATGATGATTGtttcacaatatatatatatatgtatttggtTTACATAAATGTGTCTGGCCACACTAATAGTGACGAGAACTATTTGTATGTTGTAGACACAGTAACCAAATCAGCTGTGCAattcttttgataaaattattaactgTCTCATGAAAAGGTTCAGCTACGTATAATCATGTCATTGTCTTGATGTGATGATATATAAGTTGTCATGCATTATATGCTTATCATCAAAATAGCAGAAATATACTGAAATTGAGTATTCTTTACATTTGGACTTTAAGAAAAAGGACCAAATTCTATACTCAGTTAGAAACTAGTCATCATAGATTTGAACCGGAAAACAAGTATAGTATGACTAATTTCTAAGTTGTCTGATACCAGTGCAGCATTACACTAATTGGTAATTCGCATTCTGCCTCATAATGTCATGCCATTTTATCATGCCATAACCCTTAGCACGTACTTTCTTCTTGAGGCATTTGGTGAAATTGTATGTATGTATCTGTGTGTTTATGTTTACTATATTATCATCCTTGAATTGGGAGAATGCTAACCTGTGTTTGTTTTCCCTTCTATCTCTTGCAGGACGACTGAATTGGAGAACGAAAATCATTATAGGTAATTAGGTtcagtttaatttcattttttttttcacatttatttcattaatagtcatataataattgaaatttgcTATGCTTGCCGTCATAATCATGGATGTATGATGAATTAATCCAATCTTGATCCATATGTATAAGTGAATCCAATCTTATAATTTACACAATTTTAGTAACTTTTAAATGAATGAGCACTTCAATcacttttatattcaaaatttgatcTTATCTCATTCAAAAAAGAttcacttttattaatttagtggTACGTATTAATTTTAAACCTTACTTAAATATGACAAAATTTTGTCAACAATGATATTCAAGTTACCGAAACTGATAATCAACCATGATCAAATAACCATCCAAAAatcaatacaaataataattgataaattttaatgaattttaagatatgtatattaaaatatatatacactaataaactacaaaaaaaaaaaaagtgatcaatcttaaattatttaaccGACAAAGATTCAATACATAATTAGTACATTTcctcttatattatttttttttagaaaattcaattttttcataaaacttGAAGACAAtacatgatttttatattaaatctcaaaagaaaaattaaggctaacttaataaaaattctCATATAAACAAAGTACAAGCATGTATAATTGcgaatatttttcaaatttcctttTATACCTATTGTTTCGTTATGCTTCATATTCATACGCACACACTCTCTCACACACATATAACAATCTTAAAAGTCAAGGggtttccatttttgttttcaaaaaagCTTTTGTGAAAGCTTTGGAAAGAATAAATCTGTTTTCGATTTTCCCAAATGAAATATGCTATTttatataatcttatttttagcTATAGAAGGCAGTTCAAATGTTTCTTATAGCTCGTAACTTTTCTAATATATCTACTAACACAGGTAGTGCAAGTGGAGCAATGGGAATATTCATGATATGCCTCATAATAGGTTGTAGAAAACGTATGTCATcaacaagaaaggaaaaatttCATATTACTAATGAGCAGGATATTGAAGTATTCTTAAAAGATCATGGAACTCTAGCACAAAAGAAATATACATTTTCagaagtcaagaaaatgacCAACAATTTCACGGTTAAAGTGGGTGAAGGTGGATTTGGTGTTGTATACAAAGGAGAGTTACGCAATGGTTATCATGTGGCTGTAAAATTATTAAGGGCATCAAAAGGAAATGGCAAAGACTTTATCAATGAAGTTGCCAGTATCAGTAGAACTTCTCATGTTAATGTNNNNNNNNNNNNNNNNNNNNNNNNNNNNNNNNNNNNNNNNNNNNNNNNNNNNNNNNNNNNNNNNNNNNNNNNNNNNNNNNNNNNNNNNNNNNNNNNNNNNNNNNNNNNNNNNNNNNNNNNNNNNNNNNNNNNNNNNNNNNNNNNNNNNNNNNNNNNNNNNNNNNNNNNNNNNNNNNNNNNNNNNNNNNNNNNNNNNNNNNNNNNNNNNNNNNNNNNNNNNNNNNNNNNNNNNNNNNNNNNNNNNNNNNNNNNNNNNNNNNNNNNNNNNNNNNNNNNNNNNNNNNNNNNNNNNNNNNNNNNNNNNNNNNNNNNNNNNNNNNNNNNNNNNNNNNNNNNNNNNNNNNNNNNNNNNNNNNNNNNNNNNNNNNNNNNNNNNNNNNNNNNNNNNNNNNNNNNNNNNNNNNNNNNNNNNNNNNNNNNNNNNNNNNNNNNNNNNNNNNNNNNNNNNNNNNNNNNNNNNNNNNNNNNNNNNNNNNNNNNNNNNNNNNNNNNNNNNNNNNNNNNNNNNNNNNNNNNNNNNNNNNNNNNNNNNNNNNNNNNNNNNNNNNNNNNNNNNNNNNNNNNNNNNNNNNNNNNNNNNNNNNNNNNNNNNNNNNNNNNNNNNNNNNNNGAATGATTGCAGTTAGTTTGTGGTGCATTCAAACGTTTCCAAAGGATAGACCTACTATGAGTAGAGTAATAGAAATGTTAGAAGGCAACATCAATTCCCATGAAATACCCCCAAAACCTGTTCTTTCTTATCCCTCAATTGGATTGGTGGAAGAATGGACCACTAGTTCATTGCAGTCTGAGTAGAtcttaaaagttgtttttttaaagatCACTCATTATGTTTGAGTTGTAATATCtctaaaaaacttttaaaattgacTTTTATAATATAGATTAATCAGTTggaatattaattttatctacaTATGTATCAGAATGTTTAGAAATGAGCATGTGATTTGAAATTTGTATAAATGTGTGTgtataaacaaaattagaatGGCCGGAGTATTTTTGATAGTCGTGTCTTGACAGAGGGTGGATCAGAAATTCAATAAATGTcagaaatttgataaaataggACAGCTTAAAAACAGAGGAGGCATAGAACAAGATATAACTAACGAAGGACTACAAATGAATGTCGGAAgaaaattctaatttctttAGATTCTAACGTGGGTTAAAACTGTCGTGGCAAACAAAAATCACGCGTCATTAATGtgttgtttatactgtttggagcagaaaatattaatatgatatGATTAGAGACAAATTTATAGAGAAATCtaataacagaaaaaatattCGAAATAAAGATTAACCTACGAGGGaaaagaacaaaagcaaaagtaACCAAGAGATTTATTGGATTAAGAGAATTTGTTGGGggttaagaaattaaattaattatggaGAAACGTGATGAAtgttttgtaaattatttttaaaaatgatataaataatatagtgTGGTGAAATAAGTAAATGTGGGGGAGGTGCCAGAGTATTCCATATCCTGAAATTAAGTAAACTGTATATTTGGTAAATTTTTCCATATTGTACTTTAAAATGAATTGTTATAAGAGTCCAGTGGAAAAATTAGAAGAGAAGGTTGGAAAGGTCCTAAGTTAAACTTTTTCCACTGATACTTAagagttataaaattatttgatagaTTTAAATGGAAAGGTAAGAAAGATTTCTGAGCTTAATTATCTCGTTTACAAAATgttaacaattaataattattcataaaaaaaaattgtgaataatattGAGATGATCCCAATTTCAAAGTCTGGCATATAACAATACCGTAATGGAATTTGGGTGATTAGATGTTACAACTTAGTATGTTCATTGAAAGATGACAGCAACAGTTACCTAACTgtactacttttttttattacaattttccAACTGAACCACTGCGTTGCTTTCTCCCGTATAAGGGATCAAcactgaaattaatttttttttagataaagaaataaagtttgcaagtagagccgtcaaaatgggtcataacccgcgagccaactcggcccgtcacgggttcgggccgggttgggtttgaaaaatacaacccacttatatgcgggtcagatttcaacccgactcatttaaacccggttcatgcgggttgaacccgtggtgagccgggttggcccaccagcccacctacctaattttatttttttaatttattattttatttatgaaatcctaaaaaataaaatattttcttcactctcactgtgtataccaaaaaagtaatctctgctctcacaaatcactttcactgtacttgctctcatttgacggtgctctaaccctcacttcactgaaattcttcaaggagcataTAAAAcactcttccttttttcttttcttttctccatatttttgttttctcacttctctttttttttttttttcaaaaaccctataatgacaaaaatagggatttgcgaatttgttttttgttctggagatttgaagacatggaatgattttttcatgttctgacatgcttgtatcatattttgttcattttatttaaataatttgagtatacattatttgaacaagctctttttgatatctttgaatttgacaattatgttacagattaaactattaattttttgttgatattgttgagtactagttctcttttttttactaatattttttttattgattgtcggaattgttctgatattaggaaaatctttattagtgaatttggaaaCAACAATAACAAGGGTCAAGGATTacaataagaacaaaaaatcactacaaaaaaagtgttattttacGGAGGTTATTTTGTGGGGGTTATAAAAACCCTccacaaattaatataatttaaaataattaaaaggaatTGACAGACTCCTGATGATAGCGGGAGTTTTGATATTATTCTGAAGAGGTTTATATTctttaacaattaaaatgatatttttatacaaaacctAGTTTTCTTCTTAGATTCAAAATTCCTTAAATATGTATTCCCT
Coding sequences:
- the LOC106756488 gene encoding LEAF RUST 10 DISEASE-RESISTANCE LOCUS RECEPTOR-LIKE PROTEIN KINASE-like 2.4, whose translation is MREREVKRSVRMDDKYSHIHTSPLAFALTVSCFFCIGLPHSHSEKLLLPLPSPPPPPPLCAEQSYMCNIKVSGILDPVWKQIPPSQCIGTDPSPQLSCSVPYYESQNFTLKKVNHTTHTMTVVPTYTVNDLCSHDVFYIYDNLNNSLLRHYESVYNVIVFFGGCPHSIPGFPLERSFKCGDAAFYFGEEDEMLHKVPASLLDCKRRLLMPIAAPLDHYDNKDGGAEVLIEALADGFEISYSPLQHCTGCNQSIGNCWNDGYDYDGDVVSCNYYCPNHYCSSKRSGRLNWRTKIIIGSASGAMGIFMICLIIGCRKRMSSTRKEKFHITNEQDIEVFLKDHGTLAQKKYTFSEVKKMTNNFTVKVGEGGFGVVYKGELRNGYHVAVKLLRASKGNGKDFINEVASISRTSHVNVVQLLGFCLEGKKKALIYEFMPNGSLDKFISNKGLERTSSLTWDNLLQIAKGIAKGLEYLHKGCNTRILXFDIKPHNILLDDNFCPKISDFGLAKLCPGKESTISVSXARGTIGYVAPEVCNKHFGGVSQKSDVYSYGMMLLEIVGVRNNINEEATETSEYFPDWIYRKLEQDQDLRSDDVIASKEKETERRMIAVSLWCIQTFPKDRPTMSRVIEMLEGNINSHEIPPKPVLSYPSIGLVQEWSTSSFQSE